Sequence from the Mauremys mutica isolate MM-2020 ecotype Southern chromosome 2, ASM2049712v1, whole genome shotgun sequence genome:
AGGGCGGTCTTGCCCGTCGCCGATGTTGGCAATGATCAGCAGCATGTCATTGTCCGTCTCATGAACAAAGTAGTCCGGGGCCACTCTCCTGGGGGCCTTGAAAGCCGCCTTCTTTTTGGAGGCCTTGCTGGCATCCCCTGGTCCCGGTCTCCCACCTGCCTTGGTTCTCTGCTTCTTGGAAGCCTTCTGCCCTGTGCCGGACAGTTCTGAAGaggccccagcctctctcaagtTCTCTGCTGTCCTGGGCTCTTCCATAGTAGCTCCTATAGGCCGGGTTAATCGACAGAGACAATCTGGCAGCACATTTCCAGCAAAAAAGACAGGTGACAACCCCTGCTAGGAGCGTTCGGGTCTTTCCGCATGTTCCTACCAAGGCAGGCCGGCAGCGAAGTGAAAACCAACACAGGCCAAGGACAAAAGCTGGATCTCATTCATTGGTTCCAGCCTCCGCGTGGTCCCCTGTGGACAGGGCGTGGCGCTCCAAGTGACGGGATCTGTGTTCTGTTCCCGGCGCTGATGGTGATGTTCGACCCCAGGTGACACACGTCACCTCTCTgcgactcagtttccccagctgtaaattgGGAATGACGATTAATggattttatggccagaagggaccgttctgaccatctagtctgaactcTTGCATGGCGCAGGCCAGGGAaccctccccagggagaggctggATCCAGCCTGAACGAGAGCGTATCTTCTAGAAAGACTCTAACCCAACACAAAGGGGGCGACCGACCCGGAGCACGGGGAGATTGACAGGGGGAATAAAGTATTGCTGTTCCCGTCAGCCATCTCCCTGCTGCCCTCCTTTACCTACAAGGCCCTAACTTCCCGCTTCTTCCACACGGCGCCCGATGAACTCCTGTCAGCGCCCCTGGAGACATGGGCCTGTCCTCAGGGCTtctcgccctgccccccccccagccctgcgccgCCCTGGGAGCGGACCGGCTGGGTCACTCGCAGGGGCTGGGTGACACTCGGGGGCACGGAGTTCCCTGGGGGCGGcgcgctccctgccctgctctagCCAGAGGACGGCGCCGCTTCAGGCCagcgctggggggctgggagcctcctGCGGGGTCCGGCCCGGGGGCAAAGCtgctgctgcggcagcgggggaggcgcaggcagagACACGCGGGTGAATCTGCAACCGGGGAGCCCGCAGCTGGCGAGCTCcaaggggggctgggcgggggcggggggactcggggtgggggaggggtgaggaggggcggggggactcggggtgggggggcggggcgggggaggggtgaggaggggaggggcggggggctcggggtgggggaggggcggggcagggttcTGTGGGGCAACCCGGGGTCCCGCGCTGAGGattgtgggaaggggcagggggggccgCGCGCTGCTGACCGGGATCCCCGCGTGCGCCGCCGGCTCCTCAGTCAGGGGCCCGCGAGACCGGATGTTGCGGCGCCATCCCGGATCCGTCACTTCCGGGGCGGGGCCACCCCCCACTCGCGGAAGCGGGCAGGAGGCTGGAGCCGCGTGCGAGtgagagcgcggggggggggcggtgaggggggaggagagaggtgcggggggggggctgtggggaagtggggaCGGGCCCGCAGCGCTCGCGGGCCGGAGCTGGGCCCGGGGCTCGGCCGGGGGGAGCCGCTCTCCAGGCCTAGGCGtcccggggggctggggagctcccggCGGGGGCGGAGCCCGGAGCCCGGCCCGGGGTGCgtcctgccccgggggggggctgggaaggccCCCGGGGCCCCCAGTCCCGCGTAGCCGGAGCCCGGCCCGGCGTGGGCCGGGGGCAGCTGCTGGGAGAAGCTCTTAGGCCGTTGGCGGCTCTGGACCTTTccaggctcctgccccccccccctccgggacGCGGGTttgcccgccccgccccgcccccgggttTCACCGCCCCGCAGAGCTGCTCGCTCCAAACCCAGACACAGGCCGGCAGGGTCCGAGCCGGGCCAGGGCTGAGCACCAGCTTCCGTTCTCGTGTCTAGCGGCTCCGtctcacacccagcccctgccgcacgtGCATCTCCGCGTCCGCAGCTCACGGTGCGAGCTCCGAGTCTAGGGCTTTTCCTGGAGCCGGCTGTAAAACTCGGCAAATCTCCAGAGGAGCTGACGGACCCGCGCGAGACCTCTCAGTCCCCCCGGGGTGcactgcccctggctgagatccaCCGGCATGTAACACCGGCCATAAGGAGtgtggtcaggggtgggggtcACTGGTCCGGGCCCAGCCAGCTCAGTCCTCAATCAGGCAGCTCTGACCGGCTGGCTGGGCTTCTCAGAAGAAGCCAATAAATTAGCAGATAAGAGGAGCCattgggtgctgggtggggatTTCACAACACTTTTGATAAGGCATCTCCATAAAAAGCTGTCCGGGAAATGAGTAACCCCTGGTAGGAGGGGAGCCTTGTGGTGTGTTGGCCGCTGGTGCGAAAGGGAGCCGTGGTGAGCAGCAGCTGGCCTGTTTGGATAGAGGTTAATAGTGGGTGACTTGCTTGGGTGCTGGGCCCTGGGCTGTCCCATGGCCGGGTGAATTATTTAGAGGAGGGAGTGACTGCGGGTTCATGAAATTCACCAAGGACCCTAAGGTGTGTGAGAGGCTCAGCTCCAGGTAGGTGTGAGTGTGGCCATGGGGAGGGCCACTTGTGCTGCCAGAGATGGTGTCTCACGCTGCTGGGCTCTGCATTTCCAGGACTTGCCGAGAGGGAactcaggaggtgctggggacCTTGAGTGGTGCTGGAGTCTCATCTTACGAGCTGTCTGGCTGCCTCCCAACCGTAAGGAAGCATCTCCTGAGGCTGCAGAGAAGCCTGAGGAAGGCCAAAGGTACGATGGGGTAATTTAGCACTAGGATGAACGAGAACTGGTCTGttcagtcctcttctttctcctatAATCTGAGCCCCTGGAGTTCCACAGGGACACTAGTGGCAGGTCCATTTAGCTCAGGTTAAAGGAAGTCCTGGTCTGTGGCGCAGACTCACAGCTTCTTGCGGCAGGAGGGCAGGGAGATCAGTGCTGGGGCTGGATCTGAAAGCTGCTGATAGCTCTGCAACCAGGGCTGATGTTGGCAGCTGTCGTGTTAAACTGGGAGCGGGTGGATCTCTGCCCGCTCAGAAACTCCCATTGCCCAACTTCCTCCAGGCCCCGTTGCACAATGGGCGCGGCGCATGCTGCCTGCGGGGAAGGAGCAGTGCGAGGGTTGTCGAGGTGCTAGATGCTCTTATTCCAGCACCCGGTGCTCAGCATGTTCCGTGCCCTGACAAGCTTttcaggaggcagagcagggaggttgGCAGAACCTGAATTCCTGAGACTTGCTGGGCTGTGTTGATTTCCGGGGCAGCTCTGCGTTTTTGACTTCCCCACTCTTGAGCAGCCagttgctccccacccccattctgtaTCAGTGCAGTTGAGCAGGAGGCTCTTTTTAATCGCTGGATTCCAAAGGGATCCACCATCCTGACGTCTGAAATGCCCGTTCTGTGCCGGCTGCCCCAGGGCGACTGCCGGGAGGGCCTCCCAGGGGTGCAAACAGGACTCCTGCTCCAGTAACACTTCAGTGACTTGCCTTGGGCCCCCTGCGATTAACACCCTGCAGGGGTTAGAGGAAGCGGCATCAGGCTGGCGGTGAGGATGAGGAGCCTGTAGGACATGCCAGGTTGCAATCTGGAGCcgtgaggggctgtgtcaccacttgccctgcaacctggggtgcctccccgtgctttgctgctgtagcgcccaacctgggctcctcacaaacagcctgccagcacgcaggtcacaccctgagtgagtgagtgtgagtgtgtgtgtagccgtgtgtgtgtgtgtagccgcggccctgggccagcagctctgaccccagcaaaCATCAGCCACACTCTGGCTGCCAGGAGCCTTGGTTACAAGCTGCAGGGTGATCCCAGCACATTCCCAGTCCTGGATTAATCCCCCCCAAACGCGCACACAAAGgttgttctgcactgtccagccccctCCTCAGCATACAACAGTCTGCTCCTGTAAATGAAGTTACTCAACCAATTCACAACGCTGGGTTCGTTTTAATTAAAGAatgaaacaagtttgtttgtttacaaagaGGGAGATTTTGAGTGAATACCTGCATAAGGCATTAGAGTCGGAAATTCTTACAGCCGTGAGAAAGATGAAACGCTTTCAAACTAGCCGTGGGTCCCGGGGAAGTCCCATACTGCATGTTTTCAGTCGATTGCTGACCAGACTTGGAGGCCAGGATCTGCTTCCAAAGTCCACAGACTGTTCCTTTTGCCGGCTGGAACAGAGAGAtggacagggagagagagctgggtgtgGCTTTGCCCCTCACTTCTACAGTTCACTCATCCTTGTACTGCATTTTCCTGAGAGTTACCCCCAGTTCAAGTTCATTCGAGGGGTGAAGGAGGCTGCAGCTGTTTCTTCTCACCtttgtttgctgaaatgcagattttccTTGTCTCCTGCTTTCCCCCCTCTCGCTCTCTGAGGATCCTGGTCACAACTCGGATATAAATTGAGATGAACACACATCCTGTTGTTTAGGACCTGCCCAGTCGGGGCTACGTGGTTTTGAACATGTGCCACCAATGTCATTGTGACGGGATTTGTAACTTTACATGTAATGTTGCTACCCACGTTCTGCCGGGATGTTATTGACCAGCGAGTTATCAGTTTTCAGATGCTACCTGACAAGGCCTGTTTTGCCCACAGAGGATTAtggggtgtgaatacagggtgtGTTCCGTCCCAGCCTGCTGCTGAGCTGATGTGGGTATGGAGCAGGGTGAGGACAGGCGGGGGtcagtggggaggagggtggctaGGGGGCTAGATCTGGGACGGGTGGTGGCAGGGAGGTGGTTGGGGGGCGGGTAAGGTCACTACGAGGGTGTGGGGCATCCAGTGGGCTATACTGTTACGTAGGAATCCAGGCCAagctccaggggctctgggccccGCTGGGCCCCTGCTGCGCTGTGTCCCCGCCGTACGTGATGGCCCTCGCGTTCTGCTCGTTGGCAATGGACGGGGTTTGCAGTGGTCCCGTTactccccagcctctcccagcgtGGGGAGCTAACGCTGTAGCTGTGATACGGCTGGAGGCTGCCGAGCCCCTTTCTCCAGGGGCTTGGGAAGAACAAGGCTCAGCAGGTTCCTTTATCTTTCACTGCTCCTGCTCCCGTGTCCCAGTCATGGGCACTGGGTCTCTCAGCCGTAGCTCCTAGTCCTACGCCGATCGCACGCCCATAGCTACGCCGATCGCACGCCCATAGCTACGCCGATCGCACGCCCATAGCTACGCCGATCGCACGCCCATAGCTACGCCGATCGCACGCCCATAGCTTCGCCGATCGCACGCCCATAGCTCCACCTCCGGTCGCTCTGCCTTGCTGGGGAgcctccctgcacacagctcaTCTCTGCCTCTGCTCAGGACTCTCATTGCCCAGAGCTCTGGCATCCTCTGATTcttcacttcccccctcccccccccccccccgctgtccaTTTCCGCCCCAGGGGGGCTGCTGGGGTCACTTCCCCtgagctggagtcctcagtctgCCTCCATCTCCTCTCACCTCAACTGCAGCGGCCTGTCACCCCCCTTCAGGGCCCTGTAACTGCTAGCACGGGCAGAACGCCGCTCAGCGCCAACCGGGGCCAGTCTCTCTCTGCCAGGCCTACGCTGCTATTAGCCAGTGAGGGCTGGACAGGGAACCCGTGGGCATCATTCCTGGTCAGCCGGAGGAGTCACTGCAGAGCTGTCTGAGGTTTCCCACCGGCCCAGGGGTGAGCACATGGGCTCTGGCCCCCGCTGGGCCATGGGGGATGGGCCAGGGCACTCTTAGTGTTGCATGGGGGGATCTCCCCACCGCTGAGATCTGCGTAAAGCCCAGACTCACCCTGGCCGTCCAGTGGGTCTAATCAatcagcctccccagctgcctGCTCCATAGCAGGACTCGCCGCCTCCTACCCTGGTGCTCTGGCTGTGATTTAGCATGTGTGGGGTGGTCAGTCCGTGTGCTACTGGGGGACCCAGGGCTCTGCCCCACAGCGGGTCTGGTCAGAACTGACACAGGGCACAGAAAGGTGCAGGGAGTGGGTCCCACAGCTGCTCTGGAGCCTGGGTTGAAAGTATGAATAGAGGGTATGaagacagctctgccagtgccccacagccctgcggctgccccactcctgagGGCCTTGCCCAGCTGTCAGCACCCCTGGAGCCTGCCTGCAGCTCTGCCCGGGCTCTGACAGTGCGAATAGAAATTGACCATTGGCTTGTTGCATTCAGCTCACTGGCTTACAACTGTGCTGAGAGGTTGAATGGGAGCGTTCGGACGTGCGCGCTCCGTGCATCGTCCCACAGCACCGCCCCTGCTCAGGCCTTGGCCGCTGGAGTTCGGCGCTGGGCCCTGGTAGGACAGTTCCAGCCCCAGCACACGCAGCGGTCGGCGCTCTGGTGAAGGATGTTGTCTCTTTCAGCGATGGCTGGCTGTGGGGATCCCTGCTCCGGCGGCTCTGGACTCCTCCTCGCTCTTCGCCTGGCATAGCTCGGGCTGTTGGGAGCGATTCGGTTTTGGATCCACCAGCCTATCAGGTAACCCCAGGTACAAACCCCAtgttctccccacccctctgcttacCAGCTGCCCAGCGGGAGGGAACACGGGTGGGGTGGAgacagcccctgctgcctcctagGAATCAATTGAGGGAGATGCAGAATCTTCCCCCTTAGTCACAGACAGACCCTGACTCACTGGTCGTGCCCTGTTCCTAGTGGCCAAATGCTCAGACCTGAGATTGCCACTGTGACCAGCTCTTTGCTGTTAGGCCCTTGCAGACAGGGGACTGGCTGGGCCATGGAGATTGACCTCCCCTGCCAGTCATACGGACTGAGCCCCTGGGAGAGGCGTGAGGCAGGCTAGACGGATGGGGCTGTGTGTAGGAAGCCGGCCCGGCTCTGTGCATGTCCGTcgctgggagggggctctgctgaCTCCTATGCCAggttctccctggctctgagcccTCTGTGCTGCAGCACGCCTgccctgggagccagggaccCCGTCTGGAATCCCCTCAGAGCTGGCGCTGTTCACCAGGGGATTAGCTGAACCGGACCTTGTTCTCTTCTTGTTGCCAGGGTGAGAGGATGGCTGCCTCCGTGATGGGCCAGGCCGTGCTCACTCACGTGCTGGTGGCCCTTTTCGGAATGGGCTCCTGGGTCTCCGTGAACTCCTTGTGGGTGGAGCTCCCCGTGGTGGTGAAGTGGCTTCCAGAAGGTGAGGCACTGATGGGTGGCAATAGAGCGGAGCCTGTGGGCCCGGCAGATTGATGCCCCTGGCTTCACCTGGCACGTAGGAGCAGCCCAGTGGGTGGTCAGGTGTCTTGCCTTCTGCTGTGCCATTCGTCTTCCCTTCCGGCTGCCCAGCGCCCGGAGCCAGCGGAGAGGAGGAGAGTGTTGAATGGGGAATTGCTGTAGTTACACGGCAACATCCCTGTGATCATGAAAGGGGGCGGGTGGGGCTCAGACAATCCCCGTCCTCGGGAAACATGCGAACCTGCTAGTCCGGGGCTCAGCAACGAGGGGTCTCACTTAGCCCCTCCCCAGCCGTGTAAggcctctggggggcggggggttctcagcccctccccagcggCGTGAggcctctggggggcggggggttctcagcccctccccagcggCGTGAGGcctctcaggggtggggggggtctcacttAGCCCCTCCCCGGCGGCGTGAggcctctgggggtgggggggtctcactTAGCCCCTCCCCAGCGGCGTGAggcctctggggggtggggggtctcactTAGCCCCTCCCCGGCCGTGTAAggcctctggggggtggggggttctcagcccctccccagcggCGTGAggcctctggggggcggggggttctcagcccctccccagggGCGTGAGGcctctcaggggtggggggggtctcacttAGCCCCTCCCCAGCCGTGTAAggcctctggggggtggggggttctcagcccctccccagcggCGTGAggcctctggggggtggggggttctcagcccctccccagcggCGTGAggcctctggggggcggggggttctcagcccctccccagcggCGTGAGgcctctgggggggcggggggttctcAGCCCCTCCCCGGTGGCGTGAggcctctgggggtggggggttctcacttagcccctccccagcagtgcaCGGCCTCCGAATGCTGCGTTAGCCTGCGTGGCTCCGACCGCCCAGGCCACGAAGGATCAGAATGGGAGCCAAAGCTGGGCACGCTCCTGCAGCTCGTGACTGACCCAGCTGCTGCCACCCCGCCTGAGCAGGGCACCGGAAGAGCAGCTGGAACCCTGCTGGCTCTGGCCCCGGCGGTGCCCTGGACTCAGAGGGGGCCGGTGTCCGGTGCCGGCTGCGCAGAGACATGCTGCCCTGGACGCGTGCAGCACGTGTTGTGCTAGCTGAGCACAAGgatgctcaggctgcagcccaaagcCCCAGGCAACAAACAGCACGTTCGGTTCCAGCCGAGCGGGCGGAGAACAAAGGCAGGAAGGGAATGAGCTCCCCCGGCTTCCAGCGGGTTTCACGGCCCAGGGCGAAGGAAGAGTCATTGGCGGGTCCTTGGTGAAGCGGGAGGCAGCAAGGACGCTGCTGGTGTGAACGCGGGCAGCTGCTTCTGGGCTCCGGGCTGCCGCCGGGGCTCCGGGCTCCGGGCTGCCGCCGGGGCGCCAGGTTGCAGCCGGAGCTCCGGGCTCCGGGTTGCCGTAGGAGCCGGGAACGCAGGCCCCAAGGGAGCTTTGTTCTGCTCCCGGGCTGCTGGGCGACCTAGTGAAGAAGCTGTGGAGTCCCCGGGTGTCGGAGCggagccctgcctggggggggctgggttctcCCGCTCTCTGTGCCAGGAGCCAGCAGGTGCTGCCTGGCTTTCCCCGCGGAGAGCCGCCCTCCGCCCGTCTCTGGGGGTGGAGGCTAGTGCGTGCCGTGCTGGCTGCGCGCCGGGGAAGGCCAGTGGGGTGGGCTGAGTGGGTGTTTCCGGCGTGCTGGGGCTGGCTCCTTAGCGGGataaggagcaggaggcagggccgggaGTTAGTGTTAGGGCGGTtccagttccaccccctcccacctcccaaacGGGGGCCGCTCTGTTCCTGCTCGGGAGGGATTGTGCTGGGGCGCCCGTAGCCCTGCCGTGATCTGCACCCGCCCCACGCACGGCCCTGCCACAGCCACGCCACGAGTGCAGGGAGGCCGCTCCTCGCCCTTTGCCCGGTCCCAGAGGAACTCGCTGGGCCCCCGGCCAGACAGGGGCCTGCTCGCCTCTGCCGTAGCCGGGTTGGCTAGGAGTAGCCGGCCTCGGGGGTTCCAAATGCccacaatgggggaggggggggcacacCTTGGCCATTCTGGCAGCGCCCACCGGCAGAGACAgcggaggaggagctgggggatttCCAGGCTCCTTTTGTTCCTGGTTCAACTCCCCTCCTGTCTGCCACTCTGCACGCACACGCcagccacctccccccaccccgtcatGCTCACGTTTGGTGCCCCGCGCACACGCTACCCAGCCTCCTGGGGGCCCCCTGCTCCCCGTGGCGCCTCCACTCTCCTCCGTGGGGGTCCCCCACGGCTCCAGGCTCGCCTCTGTCACAGAGCCCCCCGCAGGTCACCCGCAAGTGTCCTCGGGCCATGGCAAGGGAGCCCTGGGGCGGGAGGCTGGCAGGCCAGCCCCACGCTCTGCACAGGCAGCGtcctggggccgggggcaggctgCTGTGCTTCCCCTGGGGGGCTATTGAGGGTGCTGGAGGCCTGGTTCCCTACTTGTCTCTGTCTCGCCGttgtgccagggccgcccagctgAAGGCTGCCTCTGCACCTGCTGCGGGCACACGGTGTTCCCAGCTAAGCGCTGCCAGGGGCTGGCGGTGTTACCCAGCTGTGCCAAGGGAGTGTGCCTGAGCCTCCCCGCCTCGCAGCTGGATTCCCCCCCCACACGCATGCCCTCGCCTGGCCCCTGCCACTAGCAGCCTGCAGcccgggctggctggggctcgGCCGGTCCCCGCTGGCCCCCAGGACCATCCCACAGTGCAGCGTCtccatgcagggccggggcagggggcagcatggGTCGggactgggggcagcagcagtgctCTGCGAGTTGCTTTGGTAGCAGCGTTTCGTTAGCCAGCgtccgccctgccccccacccccctgtcgCGCTCTCTGCGGGGAGATCAGCCCATGGGCTCCTTTCTCCCCAGTAGGGCTGCGCCGGGCTGTGCTGATCCCACGGGAGGCTGCAGCACCCCCGTGGGAGCCCTGGCTTTGTCTCCCCCAACCAGAGCCCGGACGACACGAAACCCAGGCACTGGCCCCTTCGCGGTGCTGCCCTGAAGTCTGCAGCCTCTGCTTCCCTCTCCGGCAAGGGGGGCACGGGCTGGGCGGCTCTGGTCGCCTGCACTAGAAGGGCCCAGAATTGCAGGGCtcggggctgggccctggggtgcCTGGCGCACCGAGGCTCCGGCTGCCCTGCAGGGCGAAGGGCTCGGGACGTCAGTGTCACTAgcgctgtctctctccccctgcaggctGGAATCTCCCTGCCTACCTCTCGGTCCTCATCGCCCTGGGGAACGTGGGCCCCATCGCCGTCACCCTGGCCCACAAGCTGGCCCCTGGGCGGCTGAAGGAGCGCTGGGTCATCCACGCCAGCCAGGTGCTGGGCGTGGGGGCGGGCCTCTTCCTGGCTCTCTTCTGGCACCGGACGGCCACGGTGGCGGGGGAGCCCCACAGCCTGGCCTTCCTGCTCCTGGCCTTCGTCCTGGCCTTGGTCTGCTGCACCTCCAACGTCACCTTCCTGCCCTTCATGTACCGCTTCCCCCAGCCGTTCATCCGCACCTTCTTCGTGGGCCAGGGCCTGAGCGCCCTCTTCCCCTGCGTGCTGGCGCTGGCCCAAGGGGTGGGCAAGCTGGAGTGCCGCAACGCCACCTCCGGCaacggctcccagccccactacCTGCAGGAGAACTTCCCTGCGGACACCTACTTCTGGCTGATGGCCGCCATGCTCGCTGTCTCGGCACTCGCCTTCCTGGGGCTGATCCTGCAGCGCCGCCGCGCCAGCAGCGCCGCCGCCTGCCAGGAGAGCGCTTCCAAGGGCAGCATGGAGACGGAGGAGTCCTTCCCGCTGCAGGACGGCACCCCCACGGCGGACAGCGCCACGGAGATCGCCAAGGGCGcccaccccccggcccagcccgcctcCTTCTGGACGGGCCGGAACATCtacctgctggtgctgctgggcGTCTCCAATGCGCTGACCAACGGCGTGCTGCCCTCGGTGCAGAGCTACTCCTGCCTGCCCTACGGGAGCACGGCCTATCACCTCTCCGTGGTGCTCAGCAACATCGCCAACCCCGTGGCCTGCTTCGTCGCCATGTTTGTGCCCCACTACCTGCAGGAGCCCCgcatgggatggggaggggtcaCAGAacctcagggctggaagggacctcgggaggttctagtcccaccccctgctcaaagcaggaccaaccccaactaaatcatcccagccagggctttgtcaagcctgaccttaaacacctctaaggaaggagattccaccacctccctagggaacccattccagtgcttcaccaccctcctagtgaaatagtgtttcctaatatccaacctagacctccccctctgcagcttgagaccattgctccttgttctgtcatctgccaccactgagaacagccgagctccatcctctttggaaccccctttcaggtagttgaaagcagctatcagatcccccctcgttcttctcttctgcagactaaacaatcccagttccctcagcctctcctcataagtcctgtgctccagccccctaatcatttttgttgccctccgctggactctctccaatttatccacatccttcttgtagtgtggggcccaaaactggacacagtactccaaatgaggcctcaccagtgctgaatagaggggaatgatcatgtccctcgatctgctggcaatgcccctacttatacagcccaaaatgccattagccttcttggcaacaagggcacactgtcgactcatatccagcttctcatccactgtaacccctaggtccttttctgcagaactgctgcccagccattcggtccctagtctgtagcagtgcatgggattcttccgtcctaagtgcaggactccgcaCTTGTCCTTGTAGCTGCTCAGCACcggcagaggagggcaggacatTCAGCTCCTTTGCCAAGCCCTCCtggcccctttcttccccccgGCACCCAGCCAAACTCTACAGCTGGCCATGCCCGGGCAGGTTGGAACCCCACTGACGGTGCCAACGGGACGTGCTGGGGCCTGCTCAGGCTGGCAGCTCTGTCACCGCCCGCCCTGTAACATCGGGGCCTACGCGCTGTGGGGTCTGGCTCAATTCCCTGCCATCAGTCGCCTGCCCACGAGCACCAGGCCTCACCCTGCCTCTCACCAGCCTTGCGGGGTCCGGGCTCTCCCACGTCCACCCCTCCGTAGTGCCCAGGCGCTCGGACCGGCCCCTTGGGGGGAAACCAGCCCCCAGGCACCTGCTCCCGTTTGCACCCGGCTTGGGAGACAAAGAAGGTTTATTTCATGGGAAGCTGCAGATTCCCAGATGAAATAGGGttcggcgggcggggggggcaaaCCCAGCCGAGTTACGCAGACAGTAACGAGCACCCTTGGGTGTTACACTTCCAGCCTAGACAAAGTCCTGGGTGCAAGTAACCAGTCCCCAGCGTCCCCGCAGCTACAGGAGGCGCCAGCCTTCCCGGCCTCCCACCGCGGGAcggtgcccaggggcggctcacTTCCCCCTTCCATTGCGCGGTTGCTCGGGTCACTCGCTGTAGGGACTCGAGGTGGGGAAAGCTCCCTCCCGGCCCAGCGGCCGAAGCCGGGCGTGTCCTTTCGCTGGCTAGCGGCTCGGCTCCCATGGGCTGCGATGGAGCCGCGGTTTTATCCAGGGCTGGAGCCGGCTCGTCTGAGCCCAGCTGCGAGGTGGGGCTGGTTGCCCATTTTTGGTCTAGGCACACGTCCCTTCACCCCCTGACCAGGCCAAGTGGCGCCTGTGGCTGGGAGGGGCCGTGCAGCGAACTGACAACACACCAAGGGCGGGTTAAACCTCTGCTTTTCCCCAGGGGTCTCTGGCCCCTGACTGCCGGCACTGGAAGGACTTGGGGGAGCGTCGCTTTAGAGGTGAACGTCCCTCGTTAATGGGATCGAGGCTCCAGACCACGGCTGATGGGTTTATTTAACACGTGGCCATTTGCTGCCCACCCATCTCCTGCCCGTCGCACGGCGCTCTGAACCTTGTGCTGCGACCTCTTCCTCGGTTTCACTAGAGCCGTCCGTGAGCACCGGGTGCGGGGTGGGCGGCAGCAGGGGGTGGTGCTGAGAGAGATGGGCAGTGACGTGGGGATGGGTGGTGGCGAGGGGGGTggcagtgtggggctgggtggtggtaAGTCAGGTGGGCAGCGGCAGGTGATGGGACAAGCTCCTTGTCACCACACTGGCACAT
This genomic interval carries:
- the LOC123365185 gene encoding solute carrier family 52, riboflavin transporter, member 2-like, which produces MAASVMGQAVLTHVLVALFGMGSWVSVNSLWVELPVVVKWLPEGWNLPAYLSVLIALGNVGPIAVTLAHKLAPGRLKERWVIHASQVLGVGAGLFLALFWHRTATVAGEPHSLAFLLLAFVLALVCCTSNVTFLPFMYRFPQPFIRTFFVGQGLSALFPCVLALAQGVGKLECRNATSGNGSQPHYLQENFPADTYFWLMAAMLAVSALAFLGLILQRRRASSAAACQESASKGSMETEESFPLQDGTPTADSATEIAKGAHPPAQPASFWTGRNIYLLVLLGVSNALTNGVLPSVQSYSCLPYGSTAYHLSVVLSNIANPVACFVAMFVPHYLQEPLPRRSDRPLGGKPAPRHLLPFAPGLGDKEGLFHGKLQIPR